The Polypterus senegalus isolate Bchr_013 chromosome 10, ASM1683550v1, whole genome shotgun sequence genomic interval tctatctatctatctatctatctatctatctatcgtgaacAGAGGTCTGATTTAAGTCACAAAGTTACACAATACACTTGAATGTACTGATTGTCCTCCAGACTTGTGATGGCCGCCGTTCTCAGTGTGTATCGTAAAGGAGCTGAGCCCTCACATGGCTGACCATTTCATTCGTACTTTACCTTCTTGCAAGCTTTACGAATGATAATCCCCAGCACCAACACAGTCACCATCATTAAGATCAAAAGCCACCACAAGTAGCTGACTttgactgaaaaagaaaagaacataataaataaactaTAAGATGATGTGATGCTACAGGAGGTTAATAAAAAGATGGGGACAGTTTTATTCCCAGTTTATTTGAACAGAGAGGTAGGTTACGTAGGTTTGTCATCTGACATGCAGCTCCTTCATTCATAAACTGTGTCAATCATTATTAAACTTACCATTCATGTTATATTACAATATAACCATCAACATTAGTATGGACCTCATCattttactttacttattttctttaatgtgttTGCGCTGTTTATTTGCGATCAACATGGCAGCTGACTGAGCTTaatcagatgtgcaaagcttatagACAAAAAGACCTGAGCACACTTGAGGCCGTCATGGCTGACAAAATTGCATAATAATGTAGAACcggaaaatgtgaaaacctccaaggggttgaatactttttagaGGCAttgtaaaagtagaaaataaaaagacttaCAGTACACTTCGAGCTTCACTTCCCCCTGCGTATATGCATCTGCAGTGCCAACAGAATAGCGATAGGTCCCCTGATCTTCTTCTTGCACGTTGCTGATGAGTAGGGAAACGTTGCCATCTCTGAAAAAGTCCCCTGGAAGTCTGAATCGGAGCGACTCGCTGACTAGCCATTGCATGTCCTGCATGTAGTATTCTGCAAGGATCATGTTGTCTTTAGTCCAAGTTACGTTGATCAGCTTTTCTCCACAGAGATTTCCAGTCTGACATGTGATGATGGCGTTTCCTTTCTCTTCAGCGGTATGCCGCTGTTTACATTCTACTACTAAGTTCactgcatttgaaaaacataaaagTGTAAAAGCGAGCAGAAAGACTCATAGTACATTGTCATTCAaaatctatattatattatattatattagccatcccccgcggctttgcccgcgtattagtgaaacaggccAGAGAGGAGGGCCACGCCCAGCTCTTTAcacctgacatcacgcttccccctcccgcagcctctgtctcggattagcgtgaatatatcgatcctgcaagtgaactatgattcttagcgcaatgagagaactcgtaaaatcaatcagaatgctcaagcaaattccataaaaaaacctgatctaaatccgtttaagtagttctctcatttgctagctaagcggagttaaggttacgccccgatgcaggcgcgtgagagaggagggccccgcccccctcctcgcagcctgatgagtctctctcggatttgcgctaataaatcggtacggcAAGCAAAATCAACGGAACGTTCAAGTAAAtcatagaaaaaacctgatctaaatccattaagtagttctcatgtgaaaagcaaacagacCTATAAACGGGTCTACAAAACTATAAGAGCTTTCgcgcttggaccatgaaatttttaaaactgtttcttagtgagcacctatgggccaagggtaacctacattccaaatttcaagtctcaAGACCTTATGAttcaggagattttgtgatgagtgagtcagttgtattatattatattatattatattatattatattatattatattatattatattatattatattatatttattttaaaatatattatattatattatattattaattttccaAACTCTGCTTGCTCTGCAGGGTTGCAGAAGGCCAAAATGAGATACAATACCACCTGAGAGCACATTCATGCAAGTCAAATTGGTAACCAACTTTCAGTTGTCAACCTTAAAATAGCAAAGGCAATGCAGTACTAAAAGAGACAGAAACACTCACTACACACATGGAGCTCGATGTTTCCCTGGTATCTCCCTTTGTCGGTTTCCACGTTGTATTGGTAGCTTCCGGCGTCCGAGTCATTCACCTTGCTGATGCTCAGGGAGATGTCTCCCAGACCAAAGCGTCCTGGATTCAGGCGATACCCGGTCCACCCAGATGTCTTCGAGCCGCGCTCACCTCTGGAGTACTCTACTAACTTTCTGTCCTGTTTCTTCCAGGAGACGTACATCGCCTTCCTACCACGCAGCTCTGGGATGTTACACTGCAGCACAAAGCTGTCATCGAGGCAGGCGGACTGCTGTGCCTGGCATTGCTGTTCAAGTGGGGCTTAAATTCAAACAAAGTAAAACACGTTGagttttcttcataattcaaggAAAAGAACACGATAATCATCCTAACGCTTTTCAAGGTGCTTCCTATGGTAGACCTTTTGCAGCTTTTGTAGACCatcgatggactgattgatttatcgtttgatggattgaaggatcaatcaatcaattgattgaCAGAAGTTGCTGCTTTatcatacattttctttgtaaaagaCCTTCATATAGTTGACTCCcttcttcattttcattcactACTATtggatttttttgcttttatttttctccctgGAGATTTGTTTCCACACCGTACAGAATCGCTGCCGATATGTTAACACACAGACCCAATAAATCCGAGGTCTCCTGGTCCACCTCCTGTACATCAGAATTTATAAAATCTCGGCCTTGTCCTTATCTTATCTTATGTGCTCTCCACCGTCTGACTTTCTGTTGTTTCTCATTCAACAATAATTAAGCTATACTTTAGTTTTGTTTCccgttaatttaattaaaaatagttgaaattaaattattttaattattaaattattttttactaaaatttaATTAAGTTAGTTTAATCATCAAAACCAATCAGAAGCAAAatcattaaaatcttttttttataacagtGCTCTTTCATTCATAGACCTATCCATTAAATTACATAATAGTGTTTAGCATtcacattttgtgttattttaataaatattttcagaaatgttagAGAAAACACGGATTCtacaatattttcatattactcgcttcacttgccaacacCCCCTgcctctgctgctcacgttgtgaaaaggggggctgaacgcatcccaaggagacgcggtcgctcctacgaaaccccctcttaaacggtgatattagggaaacacatgcagttttttttacctcctctttgctcaatcagctgctggattgctgctgctgccgggCCGCGTGATCTGCATATCACATGGTGCagttctgtcatatcacctatgtccatatatattCAATCTCATATTGcccactgctcgcttcgcttgccaacccccctgcctaCGCTATGCACCAggcacttcacgtctctgccgctcacgtatgtggatttcactttcaccaaacaacaaaacttttaattttcacaagatactcctcttcattgggaagaaacactacttttccctgatggcaacaccaattagacgatctacaaatctctGGCCCAAACAATATCTTCATACTTCTGTCAtaccacctatgtccatatattcgatctcttttttcgcttttacctttccatcaatatcgcattgagttttgattctttgtttggaattacatcgtgacaacacaacatataactgccagtgagtgaatatcgtttctttctctctctctctcacaagaAATGTGTCCGACaataatagcattcacacaactgagaaatgatttctctcgtgggatttcacttttaccaaacaacaaatcttttaattcttgtggatacatAGGCGGTTTTAGACGGgggggcaacaacaacaacaacaacaacaacaacatttatttatatagcacattttcatacaaacagtagctcaggGGCCAGTGCCCCTGTAGAACTGGCCCTGGCCCTTGTTATGGACCCTTTGCTGAagagataaaattttaattaattacttacggTGATGTTCTGTGCCCCCATGAAAAAACACTGGCCTCGCCCTGGCCCCCTGGTAAATTTGGTCTGGAACTGCCACtgcgcggatacgcctcttcattgggaagaaacactgctttttttccctgatggcaacacaaattagaggatctacaagtctccgacttgaagtttaaatatatttgatctcttttcgctgttccgttatttcaccgagtaataatttccgtttgtttgcgctaatgtgatcttcactataattttcttgagactttcgaatgatcgtactttcattatttctaa includes:
- the LOC120536739 gene encoding uncharacterized protein LOC120536739; amino-acid sequence: MGFRKTIWLLVGLLFSAPTQITPLEQQCQAQQSACLDDSFVLQCNIPELRGRKAMYVSWKKQDRKLVEYSRGERGSKTSGWTGYRLNPGRFGLGDISLSISKVNDSDAGSYQYNVETDKGRYQGNIELHVCMNLVVECKQRHTAEEKGNAIITCQTGNLCGEKLINVTWTKDNMILAEYYMQDMQWLVSESLRFRLPGDFFRDGNVSLLISNVQEEDQGTYRYSVGTADAYTQGEVKLEVYFKVSYLWWLLILMMVTVLVLGIIIRKACKKIEKSLITNQMERLAELSGE